In one window of Bizionia sp. M204 DNA:
- a CDS encoding glycosyltransferase family 2 protein: MALKSTRSSKSQQIKITNLQKLKAFLSQTFIGSDKTQNVYNRITLISTLVFIAMGVYLFTVFHNDFEQFNADRRSSIIGLTFMITAGILFIFKVFYVIFMAYNYFKYRAVESVSDEELPTVTIIVPAYNEGKQVWDTLMSLSKSDYPQDKIQLLAIDDGSLDDTWDWMVDAKKQLGNRLEILQQPENKGKRHALYRGFNLGTGAIFVTVDSDSVVDQNTLRNLVSPFITDENCGAVAGNIRVLNNKKAMLPKMLDVSFVMSFEFVRSAESRLNSVLCTPGALAAYRNTAVFKCLPDWINQTFMGQPSDIGEDRAMTNMILKQGKHVLFQRNAVAYTNVPEEYPGLYKMFIRWGRSNVRENINMAKYVFTNFKNESKFGTRLLFISQFSRIIMTYPFVLFMLFFVLMHPLLFLGSTLLSILVTSTFSVLFYAHRYEIKESFWAYTYSILYTFGLFWIAPYAIATASRRGWLTRGLAEKK, from the coding sequence ATGGCTCTAAAAAGTACACGCTCGTCAAAATCGCAACAAATCAAAATAACAAACCTTCAAAAATTAAAAGCTTTTTTAAGCCAAACATTTATTGGAAGTGATAAAACCCAAAACGTTTATAATAGGATTACATTAATTAGCACGTTGGTGTTTATTGCTATGGGTGTTTATTTATTTACCGTTTTTCATAATGATTTTGAGCAATTTAATGCAGACCGTAGAAGCTCCATTATTGGTTTAACATTTATGATTACAGCCGGAATTCTATTTATATTTAAAGTCTTTTATGTCATTTTTATGGCATATAATTATTTTAAGTATCGCGCTGTGGAATCTGTTTCGGATGAAGAATTACCAACAGTTACCATAATCGTTCCTGCCTATAACGAAGGCAAACAAGTTTGGGATACCTTAATGAGTTTGTCTAAAAGTGATTATCCCCAAGATAAAATACAGCTTTTAGCTATTGATGATGGGAGTTTAGATGATACTTGGGATTGGATGGTGGATGCCAAAAAACAGCTTGGAAACCGATTAGAAATCCTTCAACAACCAGAAAATAAAGGAAAACGTCATGCTTTATATCGTGGGTTTAATTTAGGTACTGGTGCTATTTTTGTAACTGTGGACAGTGATTCTGTTGTAGACCAAAACACCTTACGTAATTTGGTTAGTCCGTTTATAACCGATGAAAATTGTGGTGCAGTAGCTGGTAATATTCGTGTTTTGAATAATAAAAAAGCCATGCTTCCAAAAATGCTGGATGTGAGTTTTGTAATGAGTTTTGAATTTGTCCGTTCTGCCGAAAGCAGGTTAAATTCCGTTTTATGTACACCTGGCGCATTGGCTGCTTATAGAAACACCGCTGTTTTTAAGTGTTTACCCGATTGGATTAACCAAACATTTATGGGACAACCGTCAGACATTGGCGAAGATCGTGCCATGACGAATATGATACTAAAACAAGGTAAGCATGTACTATTTCAGCGAAATGCTGTTGCGTATACAAATGTTCCCGAAGAATATCCTGGGTTATATAAAATGTTTATAAGATGGGGACGCAGTAACGTGCGCGAAAATATTAATATGGCAAAATATGTGTTCACCAATTTTAAAAATGAAAGTAAGTTTGGAACGCGACTGTTATTTATTAGTCAATTCTCTAGAATTATCATGACATATCCATTCGTGCTATTTATGTTATTCTTTGTTTTAATGCACCCTTTATTATTTTTGGGTTCTACCCTATTAAGTATTTTAGTAACCTCAACATTTTCGGTTTTATTTTATGCACATCGCTACGAAATAAAAGAATCTTTTTGGGCATATACCTATAGCATTCTTTATACATTTGGTCTGTTTTGGATAGCACCTTATGCTATTGCAACAGCAAGTAGACGTGGTTGGTTAACACGCGGATTAGCAGAAAAAAAATAA
- the proC gene encoding pyrroline-5-carboxylate reductase, translating to MKVLVIGAGNMGLTYSEGMAASSLLGKHNLKIYDTDPKKITRLNKEPHFDVYDNLEDCLPKADIVFLAVKPYHIEDLFKTMAPQINDQQIFVSLMAGVTIDTIKTQLGATKVVRAMPNLPAKVGKGVTSYTESPEVSKVELIMVRNLLDTTGTSIHVNTENFIDASTGISGSGPAYVFYFMQSMLDAALKMGFSAYDSKVLVSNTFEGAIELFNQSDISPETWISRVASKGGTTQAAIDSMDDNNVKQLIQDAAYAAFDRAIELGKEK from the coding sequence ATGAAAGTATTAGTAATTGGAGCAGGAAATATGGGATTAACGTATTCCGAAGGTATGGCGGCATCGTCTCTTTTAGGAAAACACAATCTGAAGATATATGATACGGATCCTAAAAAAATTACAAGATTAAATAAAGAACCACATTTTGATGTTTACGATAATTTAGAAGATTGCTTACCAAAAGCAGATATCGTCTTTCTTGCCGTAAAGCCATACCACATTGAAGATTTATTTAAAACCATGGCACCACAAATTAACGATCAACAAATATTTGTGTCGCTAATGGCTGGTGTAACTATAGACACGATTAAAACCCAACTCGGTGCAACTAAAGTAGTACGGGCTATGCCAAATTTACCAGCAAAAGTTGGAAAAGGTGTTACATCTTATACCGAATCTCCTGAAGTATCTAAAGTGGAATTGATTATGGTTCGGAATTTATTAGATACCACAGGTACATCTATTCATGTGAATACCGAAAATTTCATTGATGCCTCAACAGGTATTTCAGGAAGTGGTCCAGCTTATGTATTCTACTTCATGCAATCTATGTTGGATGCAGCCTTAAAAATGGGCTTCTCCGCTTACGACTCTAAAGTATTGGTAAGCAACACTTTTGAAGGTGCCATTGAATTATTTAATCAATCAGATATTTCACCAGAAACATGGATTAGTCGCGTTGCAAGTAAAGGCGGAACAACACAAGCAGCCATTGACTCCATGGACGATAATAATGTAAAACAACTCATTCAAGATGCAGCTTATGCCGCATTTGATAGAGCAATAGAATTAGGAAAAGAAAAATAA
- the proB gene encoding glutamate 5-kinase, producing the protein MDDDIKRVVVKVGTNVLTNKDNRILGPVLRELVRQIAVLYERDVMVVLVSSGSAIAGKEVLGKMSLTDKSIRRQVYSAVGQPRMMRHYYSLFHDYGMRCAQVLATKRDFDPGKHRENMINCYEGLLSEGIVPIANEDDAVSITMSMFTDNDELASLVAELIDADRLIILSDTDGLYTGHPDDEDSIKINEVSFNQNVEQYVKASGKKEGEGRGGMASKLRIAKGTAQKDIPTYIANGKRANVIVDILDNKEVGTKFIH; encoded by the coding sequence ATGGACGACGACATTAAGCGCGTAGTAGTAAAAGTAGGAACAAACGTATTAACCAATAAGGACAACCGAATTTTAGGACCTGTTTTAAGAGAATTGGTTCGCCAGATAGCTGTGCTTTATGAGCGCGATGTTATGGTAGTTCTAGTTTCTTCAGGTTCGGCAATTGCTGGAAAAGAGGTTCTAGGTAAAATGAGTCTCACGGATAAATCTATTAGACGGCAAGTTTATTCGGCCGTTGGTCAACCAAGAATGATGCGTCATTATTATAGCCTTTTCCATGACTATGGTATGCGCTGCGCACAAGTTTTAGCAACAAAACGCGATTTTGACCCTGGCAAACACCGTGAAAATATGATTAATTGTTATGAAGGCCTATTATCTGAAGGTATTGTGCCAATTGCCAATGAAGATGATGCCGTTTCCATAACCATGTCTATGTTTACTGATAATGATGAGTTGGCTAGTTTGGTAGCAGAATTAATTGATGCAGACCGTTTAATAATATTATCAGATACGGATGGCCTTTATACTGGGCATCCAGATGATGAAGATTCCATAAAGATTAATGAGGTTTCGTTTAATCAAAATGTGGAACAATACGTAAAAGCTTCAGGTAAAAAAGAAGGCGAAGGTCGTGGTGGTATGGCATCCAAATTACGAATTGCAAAAGGCACAGCACAAAAGGATATTCCAACATACATTGCCAATGGAAAACGAGCAAACGTAATTGTTGATATTCTTGACAACAAGGAAGTAGGAACCAAATTTATTCACTAA
- a CDS encoding glutamate-5-semialdehyde dehydrogenase → MELLHTDKKNDVLNAMIKIIDRERDNIIKANKQDLDAFDKDDQALYDRLVVNNAKVDGMIQAIKEVREQDDPVGATISDMTLDTGLQITNKTAPFGTIMIIYESRPDVTIEAAVLAFKANNKILLKGGKEAINSNLILEKCWHEALEENGLSKDWIKLLHLKREETQEFLRNPTEKIDLIVPRGGERLIKFVKDHATCAVLISGRGNNFLYVSKHADWEKAIKVIINAKTDKISGCNALDNVLIDKNISNYETKVIELQKTLEHVGVSLVVDKKIGQILTKETQIPNEDTWYEEFLAMKLLVAEVNGLDEAIETINKYSGGHSSTIMTENKNEAATFMQEIDSAAVYHNASTRFTDGGQMGVGAELAISTDKLHHRGPLGLKQLVTNKYYVFGDGHVRV, encoded by the coding sequence ATGGAATTATTACATACAGATAAAAAAAATGACGTTTTAAATGCAATGATTAAAATTATTGATCGCGAACGAGACAACATCATTAAAGCCAACAAGCAAGATTTAGATGCTTTTGATAAAGATGATCAAGCCTTATACGACCGACTAGTGGTTAACAACGCTAAAGTGGATGGTATGATTCAGGCTATTAAAGAAGTACGCGAACAAGACGACCCTGTTGGTGCCACTATTTCAGATATGACGTTGGATACTGGTTTACAAATTACCAATAAAACGGCTCCATTTGGGACAATTATGATTATATATGAATCCCGACCAGACGTTACTATTGAAGCTGCTGTTTTAGCGTTTAAAGCCAACAATAAAATTTTACTAAAAGGTGGAAAAGAAGCTATTAATAGTAATCTCATTTTAGAAAAATGCTGGCATGAAGCATTAGAAGAAAATGGCTTATCTAAAGATTGGATTAAACTATTGCATTTAAAGCGTGAAGAAACACAGGAATTTTTAAGAAACCCAACAGAGAAAATCGATTTAATTGTACCTCGTGGTGGCGAACGTTTAATTAAGTTTGTAAAGGACCACGCTACCTGTGCCGTTTTAATTTCAGGACGTGGTAACAACTTTTTATATGTTTCTAAACATGCGGACTGGGAAAAAGCCATTAAGGTGATTATTAATGCAAAAACTGATAAAATTTCAGGGTGTAATGCATTAGATAATGTACTGATTGATAAAAACATTTCTAATTACGAAACAAAAGTGATTGAACTCCAAAAAACATTAGAGCATGTTGGTGTATCGTTAGTTGTGGATAAAAAAATAGGACAGATTTTAACCAAGGAAACCCAAATACCAAACGAAGATACCTGGTACGAAGAATTCCTAGCCATGAAATTACTCGTGGCTGAAGTGAATGGATTAGATGAAGCCATAGAAACCATAAACAAATATTCTGGAGGACATTCCTCCACCATAATGACAGAAAACAAAAACGAAGCGGCCACTTTCATGCAGGAAATAGATAGTGCTGCGGTTTACCACAATGCTTCTACCCGATTTACAGATGGTGGACAAATGGGTGTTGGCGCCGAATTAGCCATTAGCACAGACAAGTTACACCACCGCGGACCATTAGGTTTAAAACAATTGGTAACCAATAAATATTATGTATTTGGCGATGGCCATGTACGCGTTTAA
- a CDS encoding tyrosine-type recombinase/integrase encodes MNAITLEPFTHNAKSCIAIKFAYNFETKEYIKKFKGVYWTKTHRTFYIYYDEVRLEDFKNHLKKSGIRLLEKQNERSVPRYSKGFKLELKPLNQEKTLVYRHFLTFLKGKRFSASTIASYGGFILEFLRFTDSKPVNNLNENDVRHYIEWAVEKLNYAISTHRQMVSAFKHFAYFYPACSIDTDKIFMPKKDKKLPVILNIEEVLLILKATRNLKHRITIGMLYGSGLRIGEIINLKLSDFDFNRKLLHIQNSKGRKDRYTTIAESLFPLLKNYYSAYKPKTYFIENPKNGKYSPESIRSFLRKSTKAAGITKHVTPHTLRHSYATHMLEQGTDIRYIQELLGHSRPETTMIYTQVTKKDLQQINSPLDTAVKKLSLRDNGNSKLTIS; translated from the coding sequence ATGAACGCCATAACTCTAGAACCATTTACACATAATGCAAAAAGCTGCATTGCCATAAAATTTGCTTATAATTTTGAAACAAAAGAATATATAAAAAAATTTAAAGGAGTTTATTGGACAAAAACACATAGAACATTTTATATTTATTATGATGAAGTTAGACTGGAGGATTTTAAAAACCACCTTAAAAAATCAGGTATACGGCTTTTAGAAAAACAAAATGAAAGGAGTGTGCCACGTTATAGCAAGGGTTTTAAATTAGAGCTAAAACCTTTAAATCAAGAAAAAACGCTAGTTTATCGACATTTTTTAACATTCCTTAAAGGTAAAAGATTTAGTGCAAGTACAATAGCTTCGTATGGCGGATTTATACTCGAATTTTTGCGCTTTACAGATTCCAAACCGGTAAACAACCTCAACGAAAATGACGTGAGGCACTATATTGAATGGGCTGTAGAAAAATTAAATTATGCCATTAGCACACATAGACAAATGGTAAGTGCCTTTAAGCATTTTGCTTATTTTTATCCAGCGTGCTCCATAGATACAGATAAAATTTTTATGCCTAAAAAAGATAAAAAATTACCTGTTATTTTAAATATTGAAGAAGTGCTACTTATATTAAAAGCGACTAGAAACTTAAAGCATCGTATTACAATAGGCATGCTATATGGATCTGGATTACGAATTGGAGAAATTATAAACCTAAAACTTTCTGATTTTGATTTTAATCGGAAATTATTACATATACAAAATTCAAAAGGCAGAAAAGACAGATATACAACCATAGCCGAAAGTTTATTTCCATTATTAAAAAACTATTATTCCGCCTACAAACCAAAAACATACTTTATTGAAAACCCAAAAAACGGTAAATATAGTCCGGAATCAATTCGCTCTTTTTTAAGGAAAAGTACTAAAGCTGCGGGAATAACAAAACATGTCACACCTCATACACTGCGGCATAGTTATGCCACGCATATGTTGGAACAAGGAACAGATATTCGGTATATACAAGAGCTTTTAGGACACAGCAGGCCAGAAACCACTATGATTTATACGCAGGTTACAAAAAAAGATTTACAGCAAATAAATAGCCCTTTGGATACTGCTGTAAAAAAATTATCTTTACGGGATAACGGTAACTCAAAACTTACTATATCCTGA
- a CDS encoding cbb3-type cytochrome c oxidase subunit I — protein sequence MKFLINKPHLIFLLAIPIIMLIGILSGDAVFDINVHDTYYIIAYLHLATLISILFGIIGIGYWFMLKANRKLSKWLNLIHITLTFGGILLIWILAQLFRESIMEYNFNNNLTLAIYLIGLIAIFGQIIYPINIISGIIRKRNKTSG from the coding sequence ATGAAATTCCTGATTAACAAACCGCATCTGATTTTTTTACTCGCAATTCCGATTATAATGCTGATTGGAATTTTGAGCGGAGACGCTGTATTCGATATAAATGTTCACGACACTTACTATATAATTGCTTATTTACATTTAGCAACGTTGATTTCAATACTTTTCGGAATAATTGGAATTGGATATTGGTTTATGCTAAAAGCAAACAGAAAGCTATCCAAATGGCTGAATTTGATTCACATCACGCTGACTTTTGGTGGAATTTTACTCATATGGATTTTGGCGCAACTTTTCCGAGAATCAATAATGGAATATAATTTTAATAATAATCTGACTTTAGCAATATATTTAATAGGTTTAATTGCTATTTTCGGACAGATAATTTATCCGATTAATATTATAAGCGGAATAATTAGAAAACGGAATAAAACCAGTGGCTAA
- a CDS encoding cation transporter has product MNKTIFEITKMDCPSEENLIRMKLDGISSIANLDFDIPNRKLTVFHSGEIDQIEKSVIELNLGGKKISTEQTDRTEFKENENQKKLLWSVLAINFAFFIIEMTTGIISKSMGLVADSLDMLADSFVYGISLFAVGGTVIKKKRIAKLAGYFQIILAIIGFVEVLRRFFGKEKLPDFSTMIIVSIFALIANGICLYILQKSKSKEEAHMKASMIFTSNDVIINLGVIIAGLLVNWLSSSKPDLIIGTIVFILVIQGAFRILKLSK; this is encoded by the coding sequence GTGAATAAAACAATATTTGAAATTACCAAAATGGATTGTCCTTCAGAGGAAAATCTTATCCGAATGAAATTGGACGGAATTTCAAGCATTGCGAATTTGGACTTTGATATTCCGAATCGAAAATTGACCGTTTTTCACAGCGGAGAAATTGACCAAATCGAAAAGTCCGTTATCGAATTGAATTTAGGTGGAAAAAAAATCTCAACGGAACAAACCGACCGAACGGAATTTAAAGAAAACGAAAATCAGAAAAAACTACTTTGGTCTGTACTTGCCATAAATTTTGCTTTTTTCATTATTGAAATGACAACAGGAATTATCTCAAAATCTATGGGACTTGTTGCCGATAGTTTAGATATGCTTGCGGACAGTTTTGTGTACGGAATTAGTTTGTTTGCGGTTGGCGGAACAGTAATAAAGAAAAAACGGATTGCCAAACTTGCTGGATATTTTCAAATAATACTTGCGATTATTGGATTTGTAGAAGTCTTGAGAAGATTTTTCGGAAAAGAGAAACTTCCCGATTTTTCAACAATGATTATCGTTTCGATTTTTGCACTTATCGCAAACGGAATTTGTCTTTACATTTTGCAAAAGTCAAAAAGCAAAGAAGAGGCACATATGAAAGCGAGTATGATTTTTACTTCGAATGACGTGATTATCAATTTAGGAGTTATAATCGCTGGACTTTTGGTAAATTGGTTAAGTTCGAGCAAACCTGATTTGATTATTGGAACAATCGTTTTTATTTTGGTAATTCAAGGAGCGTTTAGGATTTTGAAATTAAGTAAGTGA
- a CDS encoding DUF6090 family protein, whose translation MENKTGKYFKYAIGEIVLVVIGILIALQINNWNEQRKENIKEQAILKRLQKEFISNKNQLQEKIDFRIDIVKNCELLLNYYNEPKNGTRNDIINNLTSLQPSTYDPIKNDLVSSGNIEILKNEKLKQLLVNWSTDVIQLQEVEQMYLRYYEQGMSYLNEAGLQRDMAYAFWDRGPSNLLVKKEIINNPIPGLSRLKTKTKDELLTDPKLEGIVAWSLNYNMFNNEESETLMNRINFILEVLDSEIKK comes from the coding sequence ATGGAAAATAAAACTGGAAAGTATTTTAAATATGCCATTGGAGAAATTGTGCTTGTGGTAATCGGAATTTTGATTGCATTACAAATTAATAATTGGAATGAACAACGTAAAGAAAATATAAAAGAACAAGCTATATTAAAAAGGCTTCAAAAGGAATTTATATCTAATAAAAATCAACTTCAGGAAAAAATAGATTTTAGAATTGATATTGTTAAAAATTGTGAGTTACTATTAAATTATTATAATGAACCAAAAAATGGTACACGCAACGACATTATAAATAATCTCACGAGTCTTCAACCATCAACTTATGACCCTATTAAAAATGACCTAGTTAGTTCTGGAAATATCGAAATTTTAAAAAATGAAAAGTTAAAGCAATTACTGGTTAATTGGAGTACCGACGTTATTCAGCTTCAAGAAGTAGAACAGATGTACTTGAGGTATTATGAGCAAGGTATGTCTTATTTAAATGAAGCAGGTCTACAACGTGATATGGCATATGCCTTTTGGGATCGAGGACCTTCAAATTTATTAGTGAAAAAAGAAATTATTAATAATCCAATACCTGGATTGTCAAGGCTTAAAACAAAAACAAAAGATGAGCTGTTAACTGACCCAAAATTAGAAGGTATCGTGGCTTGGTCACTAAACTATAATATGTTTAATAATGAAGAATCTGAAACTTTAATGAATAGAATAAATTTTATTCTCGAAGTTTTGGATTCAGAAATAAAAAAATAA